Proteins encoded in a region of the Candidatus Cloacimonadota bacterium genome:
- a CDS encoding 4Fe-4S binding protein, with translation MPKMTVDPYYCKGCGLCIEACPKKIIRFSEEINAKGYHYAECFDQEACIDRKST, from the coding sequence ATGCCGAAAATGACTGTTGATCCTTATTATTGCAAAGGTTGTGGTTTATGCATCGAAGCATGTCCGAAAAAGATAATCCGTTTCTCAGAGGAGATCAATGCTAAGGGTTATCATTATGCTGAATGTTTCGATCAGGAAGCTTGTATAGATCGGAAGAGCACAC